The following proteins come from a genomic window of Diorhabda carinulata isolate Delta chromosome X, icDioCari1.1, whole genome shotgun sequence:
- the LOC130901465 gene encoding uncharacterized protein LOC130901465 isoform X2, whose product MADGSKKLFGGLSAYLSTFGGRDFTGHTNRILNFLFIYSLATNWNFCGKRGEKKAFKNLNVKDVIIGAVRKSSPLVSQKEIEDTIKVWLKHAPEKLKKQQHGNP is encoded by the exons ATGGCGGACGGCAGCAAAAAGTTGTTTGGCGGTTTG tcggcatatctatcgacttttggagggagagattttactggacatacaaaccgcattttaaattttttgttcatttattctcttgcaactaattggaatttttgtggcaaacgaggtgagaaaaaggcttttaaaaacttaaacgtaaaggatgtgattattg gtgCTGTAAGAAAAAGCTCCCCTCTAGTCAgtcagaaagaaatagaagataccatcaaggtgtggttgaaacatgcaccagagaaattgaaaaagcagcaGCATGGCAAcccgtaa
- the LOC130901457 gene encoding glutamate dehydrogenase, mitochondrial-like gives MRCIQKHFLTQKKISGKIFSSRKLKAASFFQVKRYAHQLPERLKDMDKNPNPKFFDMVEYFFHKAAMIVEDKLVEDLLKKKGNKMTEEQGQNRVTGILQYMQNCDGVLELALPIKRDNGKYEIIEAYRAHHSAHRTPCKGGIRFSTDVCRDEVKALAALMTFKCACVDVPFGGSKGGVKIDPKQYSPNELEKVMRKFTLECTKKGFIGPCTDVPAPDMGTGEREMSWLADTYAKTIGYMDINHHAITTGKPINQGGIHGRISATGRGIYHGIHEFINDESLMKTIGLEPGIKDKRIIIQGLGNVGLHSMRYVVRAGGKVIGIQEIDGSIYNEQGIDPKQLEDHKIANGTINGFPGAEKFDGDLLSHECDILIPAAMEKVITAENAGNIKAKLIAEGANGPITPAADEILLKNNILVIPDLYCNAGGVTVSYFEWLKNINHVSYGRLTFKYERDSNYHLLQSVQESLQRKFCDAGDIPIVPSKAFQERIAGASEKDIVHSGLSFTMERSAKAIKESAQKHNLGINIRAAAYVSSVEKIFLSINDAGFV, from the coding sequence ATGCGTTGTattcaaaaacactttttaacacaaaaaaagaTTTCGGGTAAAATTTTCAGTAGCAGGAAATTAAAAGCGGCTAGTTTTTTCCAAGTAAAAAGGTATGCTCACCAATTACCGGAGAGGTTAAAAGACATGGATAAGAACCCAAATCCGAAGTTTTTCGACATGgtagaatattttttccataaagcTGCAATGATAGTTGAAGATAAATTAGTAGAGGATCTCCTtaagaaaaaaggaaataaaatgaCGGAAGAACAAGGACAAAATAGAGTGACTGGTATATTACAATATATGCAGAATTGTGACGGTGTTTTAGAATTAGCATTACCAATTAAAAGAGATAACGGAAAGTACGAGATTATTGAAGCTTATAGAGCTCATCACAGCGCTCATAGAACACCATGTAAAGGCGGTATACGTTTCTCCACAGACGTTTGTAGAGATGAAGTTAAAGCATTAGCGGCTTTAATGACGTTTAAATGCGCGTGCGTCGATGTACCATTCGGTGGTAGCAAAGGAGGTGTAAAAATAGATCCTAAACAATATTCTCCTAACGAATTAGAAAAAGTTATGAGAAAATTCACATTAGAATGCACCAAAAAGGGTTTTATCGGTCCTTGTACGGACGTACCAGCGCCTGATATGGGTACAGGAGAAAGAGAAATGTCTTGGTTAGCCGATACTTACGCAAAAACCATAGGATACATGGATATAAATCATCACGCTATTACGACTGGAAAACCGATCAATCAAGGCGGTATCCACGGTAGAATATCCGCTACAGGTCGCGGTATTTATCACGGTATTCACGAATTTATAAACGACGAAAGTCTCATGAAAACAATCGGTTTAGAACCAGGCATAAAAGATAAAAGGATAATAATACAAGGTTTAGGAAATGTAGGATTACATAGTATGAGATACGTAGTTAGGGCCGGTGGTAAGGTGATTGGGATACAAGAAATCGACGGATCGATTTATAACGAACAAGGTATAGATCCCAAACAACTCGAAGATCACAAAATAGCTAACGGTACGATAAACGGGTTCCCTGGGGCGGAAAAATTCGACGGGGATCTGTTAAGTCATGAATGCGATATTTTAATACCAGCCGCAATGGAAAAAGTGATCACAGCTGAAAACGCCGGTAATATAAAAGCGAAACTTATAGCCGAAGGCGCCAACGGTCCTATCACTCCAGCCGCCGatgaaatattactaaaaaacaatattctaGTAATACCTGATCTGTATTGTAACGCTGGAGGTGTTACAGTCTCGTACTTCGAAtggttgaaaaatatcaatcacGTCTCTTACGGCCGGTTGACCTTCAAATATGAAAGAGACTCCAACTATCATCTACTCCAATCCGTTCAAGAATCTTTACAGAGAAAATTCTGCGATGCTGGAGACATTCCCATCGTACCGTCGAAGGCTTTCCAAGAACGCATAGCGGGCGCTTCGGAAAAAGATATTGTACATTCCGGATTGTCGTTTACAATGGAACGATCAGCTAAAGCTATAAAGGAGAGCGCTCAGAAACATAACTTGGGGATAAATATAAGAGCGGCTGCTTATGTTAGTTCTGtcgagaaaatttttctttccattaaCGATGCAGGTTTTGTCTAA
- the LOC130901465 gene encoding uncharacterized protein LOC130901465 isoform X1, whose product MATRKKKSVVSQRQLYRRMAEANLAPVSQNCYNTSLIVNNDSNESSNSVFFAGSMCESENDTCSSRDLDFNVNSPNENLLFNDATLYNHLTSYSSNVPPNDLFSNEPPPSDLHSKLSNWAASRYVRRTVVTHLLHYLHHLKSLVQSPNKPLQQINRRLKEIEMTVYEKHDSTSPDDEHFCKCELSHFLGPTPNFSCKQYKKLHYKDFIFSIASYSEANCFCLTLEGLVFKIENVVDNNGAVFILGRRFQDYRSFYKYPVDSKEFIQNLSEYIELLHCHKVFSKCIVFPFKQEWLSFSLLHH is encoded by the coding sequence ATGGCAAcccgtaagaaaaaaagtgttgttagtcAAAGACAACTCTACAGAAGGATGGCAGAAGCAAATTTAGCACCTGTGAGTCAGAATTGTTATAATACatctttaatagttaataatgattccaatgaatcatcaaattccgttttttttGCTGGTTCAAtgtgtgaaagtgaaaatgacaCCTGTTCCTCAagagatttagattttaatgtaaactcgcctaatgaaaatttgctcTTCAATGATGCGACGTTATACAACCATTTGACTTCCTATTCCAGTAACGTGCCCCCtaacgatttattttctaatgaaccgCCGCCTAGCGATTTGCATTCGAAATTGTCAAACTGGGCAGCTTCAAGGTACGTTCGACGTACAGTAGTTACTCATCTCTTGCATTATCTCCACCATTTAAAATCGTTAGTTCAGTCTCCGAATAAACCGTTACAACAGATTAATAGAcgcttaaaagaaattgaaatgacagtgtacgaaaaacatgactctacttcacctgatgatGAACACTTCTGTAAATGTGAATTGTCCCATTTCTTAGGACCAACGCCAAATTTCTCTTGCAAGCAGTataaaaagcttcattataaagattttattttttctattgcatcatattcagaagcaaattgtttttgtcttaccttagaaggactggttttcaaaatagaaaatgtagtggataataatggagcagtttttatattaggtaGGAGGTTTCAGGATTAccgttcattttacaaataccctgtcgactcaaaagaatttatccaaaatttatcagagtatatcgagttattgcactgccacaaagttttttcgaaatgtattgtttttcctttcaagcaggaatggttgtcattttcattattgcatcattag